A single Gopherus flavomarginatus isolate rGopFla2 chromosome 17, rGopFla2.mat.asm, whole genome shotgun sequence DNA region contains:
- the DPM2 gene encoding dolichol phosphate-mannose biosynthesis regulatory protein isoform X1 → MLSLCSVVELLNIPNYWGSQHHCVIGHARSDAGPSPPIIESSRKSATAMDQLVGFGLVVFSLLLFVYYTIWIIILPFIDSDHEIHKFFLPREYSVTIPVIVGLLLVLFVGVFIVIVMWKNRKPAKKSD, encoded by the exons ATG CTTAGCTTGTGTAGTGTAGTAGAACTACTCAACATTCCCAACTACTGGGGAAGCCAGCACCATTGTGTTATCGGGCATGCCAGGAGTGACGCTGGTCCTTCACCACCTATTATCGAGTCCTCAAGGAAGAGT GCTACAGCAATGGACCAGCTTGTGGGATTTGGCTTGGTAGTCTTTAGCCTCCTCCTTTTTGTTTACTACACCATCTGGATTATTATACTG CCCTTCATTGACAGCGATCACGAGATTCATAAGTTCTTCTTGCCCAGGGAGTATTCGGTTACCATTCCTGTGATCGTAGGGCTCCTTCTGGTGCTGTTTGTAG GGGTTTTTATAGTGATTGTGATGTGGAAGAACAGAAAACCTGCAAAGAAATCAGACTGA
- the DPM2 gene encoding dolichol phosphate-mannose biosynthesis regulatory protein isoform X4 translates to MDQLVGFGLVVFSLLLFVYYTIWIIILPFIDSDHEIHKFFLPREYSVTIPVIVGLLLVLFVGVFIVIVMWKNRKPAKKSD, encoded by the exons ATGGACCAGCTTGTGGGATTTGGCTTGGTAGTCTTTAGCCTCCTCCTTTTTGTTTACTACACCATCTGGATTATTATACTG CCCTTCATTGACAGCGATCACGAGATTCATAAGTTCTTCTTGCCCAGGGAGTATTCGGTTACCATTCCTGTGATCGTAGGGCTCCTTCTGGTGCTGTTTGTAG GGGTTTTTATAGTGATTGTGATGTGGAAGAACAGAAAACCTGCAAAGAAATCAGACTGA
- the DPM2 gene encoding dolichol phosphate-mannose biosynthesis regulatory protein isoform X2: MPGVTLVLHHLLSSPQGRATAMDQLVGFGLVVFSLLLFVYYTIWIIILPFIDSDHEIHKFFLPREYSVTIPVIVGLLLVLFVGVFIVIVMWKNRKPAKKSD, translated from the exons ATGCCAGGAGTGACGCTGGTCCTTCACCACCTATTATCGAGTCCTCAAGGAAGA GCTACAGCAATGGACCAGCTTGTGGGATTTGGCTTGGTAGTCTTTAGCCTCCTCCTTTTTGTTTACTACACCATCTGGATTATTATACTG CCCTTCATTGACAGCGATCACGAGATTCATAAGTTCTTCTTGCCCAGGGAGTATTCGGTTACCATTCCTGTGATCGTAGGGCTCCTTCTGGTGCTGTTTGTAG GGGTTTTTATAGTGATTGTGATGTGGAAGAACAGAAAACCTGCAAAGAAATCAGACTGA
- the DPM2 gene encoding dolichol phosphate-mannose biosynthesis regulatory protein isoform X3, protein MATAMDQLVGFGLVVFSLLLFVYYTIWIIILPFIDSDHEIHKFFLPREYSVTIPVIVGLLLVLFVGVFIVIVMWKNRKPAKKSD, encoded by the exons ATG GCTACAGCAATGGACCAGCTTGTGGGATTTGGCTTGGTAGTCTTTAGCCTCCTCCTTTTTGTTTACTACACCATCTGGATTATTATACTG CCCTTCATTGACAGCGATCACGAGATTCATAAGTTCTTCTTGCCCAGGGAGTATTCGGTTACCATTCCTGTGATCGTAGGGCTCCTTCTGGTGCTGTTTGTAG GGGTTTTTATAGTGATTGTGATGTGGAAGAACAGAAAACCTGCAAAGAAATCAGACTGA